The Candidatus Zixiibacteriota bacterium genomic sequence GGAGGGAGGAGTTTCTGCGCGCTAAAGCGCACGTTCGCGGTGGGATAGCCGATTTTCTTGCCGAGTCCGATACCGCGTTCGACCACGCCGTATATTGCGTAGTCATGCCCCAGGAGATCGACCGCGAAATCGTACTTGCCGAACTGCAGCGCCTGGCGAATACGTGTGGAAGAAATCGGCGCGTCGTTCCAGATCACCGGCTTGACCACTTCGAGGGCAAAGCCCATCTCGCGACCCATGCGTTCGAGTGTTTCGGTGTTGCCGCCGCGGTCTTTGCCGAGGCCATGATCGTACCCCACGATCAGCCGCTTCACGCCGACCGCATCCACGAGCACCTGTCGGACGAATTGCTCGGCGCTCATGTTGCGGACCAATTGGTCGAACTTGATAATCAGCACGGTGCCCTCAAAGAAACACGGCACGAATCTTTGCTTCTCCTCGATCGTGGTCAGGAGCATTGGAACGTTGTCAGGTGTGACCACCGTACGGGGATGCGGATCAAACGTGACTAGGACCGGCT encodes the following:
- the ribF gene encoding riboflavin biosynthesis protein RibF, which codes for MTTTFVRGIEDFAKLPAGSAVVTVGTFDGIHRGHQVIFSRVREVAASEKLQPVLVTFDPHPRTVVTPDNVPMLLTTIEEKQRFVPCFFEGTVLIIKFDQLVRNMSAEQFVRQVLVDAVGVKRLIVGYDHGLGKDRGGNTETLERMGREMGFALEVVKPVIWNDAPISSTRIRQALQFGKYDFAVDLLGHDYAIYGVVERGIGLGKKIGYPTANVRFSAQKLLPPEGVYACWAHVGKESKEGMMFVGQNHFNPVARQTVEVNLFDFDRDIYGDEIVVYPTRYIRPNRRFASPERLVEQIEQDKKQVLEILEKQGERTCQ